Below is a window of Podarcis muralis chromosome 5, rPodMur119.hap1.1, whole genome shotgun sequence DNA.
AAATTGAGTGGTTAGGACTTAAAGAGATCTTGATTATTCTGCTTCCTACCCTCTACACTGCCCCCCATAGCCATTTTAGCAGTGGTTGGTCAGTGGTGCCACTTGGGACTGGTAACCAAGATGGCTGCCATCTGTGGTGAtcagccaccattttaatttaccCCAAATGCAGATGGAAGCTAAGCTTGGCTCTTGCTCTAAAGTGGCAGTTCCACCTGCCCACAGCAGCAGATGAGAGACCAGAGAGGAGGGTGATAAGTGATATTGTTGCTGCTGTGGCAATGGAGGCAGGAGAGGGGGAACAAAGTGCATcaacactggtgtgtgtgtgtgatgaggaGTGGGTGTGATGGCTCTGAGCTGAGGGCACCTTGAAGTCTGGTGCCAATTGTGACTTCTCCCAGACCAATTTCCATTCTATtatccatcacaaaagaatatgccACAGACTGTGTAAGCTGCCGTTGGTCAGTGTGTGTAGACATGTCAACTTTTTGTTCATAGGCACAGCTCAAGGCTTGACCCTGGGCAAAGTGTCCTCTGGTGCCACCCCTCCCCAGTCCACTGTAAGTGAGCACTGGCAGGCTTATCTGGCAGTGCTGAAAGAGTGCTCCAAGCAGTATTGGCAGCACTTCAAGAAGTGCCGGGTGGCCAtccttttaatttcccacaatccaCTGGAATGATGCTAGGAGCACTGTGGGAAACTAAATTCAGCTacctacataagaacatgagaaaagcctgctggattagggcaacagcccatctagttgagcatgctgttctcacaaggGCCAGccggaagcctgcaaacaggttctgagcacaggagcactctcccctcctgaagttttcagcaactggtattcagaagcattactgcctccaaccatggaagcaaagcagagccatcatggctagaagctattgacagccttatcttccatgaatttgtctagccattcaagttggtggccatcacggcCTTCTGTGGGAGTGAATCCCATAGTTCACTtatcagtcctgaatcttccaacttggAGTGCTACGCCAAAGAAATTAAGTGGGGCACAGACAGGTTTCAGCAGTGGactagaccctgatgttgggaaagattgagggcacaaggagaaggggatgacagaggacgagatggttggacagtgttctcgaagctaccagcatgagtttgaccaaactgtaggaggcagtggaagacaggagtgcctggcgtgctctggtccatggggtcacgaagaatcggacatgactaaacaacaacaacaacccttcctGCCCCAGTGCATCCCAATGCTTTGCTATTTCCTCATTGTGAAACATGCTCAGCACCTGTGAAAGGCAGTGAAGCTGTCTAAGCAGAGCTTCCTGTCTGTAGCTTTTCATGGTGTTCTCATTTGCTTTCCTTTGCTGCAAAAATGACACCCGGTCAATGGAGGAGCACTGCAGATTTGGCTCTGgctgctctaatcactgagcaaaAATGTTTGTGCAGCTGTGCTAATGAAACTTCCAGGAAATGCGCTGCATTACGTTGCAGTCCAACATATTGTTTACAGGACAGAAATGAGCCTAGGGAGTATTCCCGTTGGCATCTTGTAAAACCTTTTGTCCACGGGCAGAGCTATGCAAATTGCGAATGATGTTGCTAGCTTTTCCtctgaaaaaaagagaggaaaggaagtcctCTGCTTCAACTAGTTTGCTATTAATTCTGCGAGTTATGTCTCAGTCACATTGCTTGCATAAAGCATCTTGATCTTTCCAGacgtttttattcatttttttatcattttttatttatctttCAACAGCTGCACAGTGGGGAAAAAGTGTTAAAAACAAGGGGAGACGATAAAAATGCAGCCCTAAAGTCATAACTCCACCATTAAAAATGCAACAAGCTTTACCCTGTAAGAGTTGCTCATTACATACTAAACCACTGAGCAGAAGAGATCCAGCAAATTGCTCCGTAAACTGGTGAAATTATTCTCAGACACAAAAACAAATGTGcaggcagattcctatgtagGCAACTCAACATACATGTCTGAaatgagaaagcgtgttctccctgaatgagagcacgtgttgcggttgggaataCAAGCCACCTTGAGTGAATGGTAATTTGGCTAACCGGGTCCTTAATGGTTAATTTGGTTACTGGGGAGTTTTGGATGTTGCTAATTTGGAAGGAGGGGTCAAAGGCTATAAATATAGGACGCCCAGCGTGGGTCGTCCTCTTGGCCTTTTTGCACCGGATCAAGGAGCAGTTTGCATCTGGAGACGGTTGTATATGAGGCCCTGCTAGACTTTTAATCACTCTTTACTTGTCCCTTAGGCCCCTCTGCCTTTGCCCTGcattttcccttcttctccctccGTCCCCtttgccttcccttccctgcctaaATACCCATCTATCCAATTTTAATTTAATATTCtctgaattttaattttattttttcccaggGGGGAAGGGAGCTTGGTTGAgggtggggttccccccccccggccctgggAGGTGTCGCCTCCTGGTCGCTCCGGGCCCGGGCACCCTCGGCCTGAGGATTAACGGAGGAGAGGTCGCAGCCCTCCTATCCAGGCCGCGGGAGCGCCCCGCATTCTTGGGGTAGCTTCGCGGCTGCAGCCGCGAGGCGCggccaccccccccaccccccccaccccccagcaagcAGGAGGATCGCTTACCTGGTGGGCTCCCTGCGTCCGTGGGGGGTGCCCGCTGGGACGCGGCGCGGCGAGGAGGCCGTTGCCGCCATCCCGCTCCTTCCCGGTGCGTTCGGCTATCCTGCCTGGCGGCGGTGCAGCGGGCGCCTTCCCTTCGGCCTCTTTGGAGGCCTCTTGGCGCGTCTTCGCTGCGCGCTCCTCGCGCAGCGCGCAGCGGCCTGCACGGGGCCCCCTGGCCTTGCCGGCGCGGCCTTGCCTCCCTGCGGAGGAAATTTGCTGCGCAATCAGGCAGAGGCCCTCCATTTTGTTTTGCGCGCAGCGCGGCTTGGTGGGTGCCTGCTGGCGCTTTGGCTGCTGCCTACTCCCTCTTGTGGCCTTGTGCTGCAACTGCACCTGGGCTGCGCTTGGGCTCCCCCAGTGGCGAAGCCCGGTACTGCGGCTCCTTTCATTTGATTGCTTGGCTGACCCAGCTAATTGGGCCTGTACAGTGAGGGGGCCCCCTGCTGGCTGGCCTTAGTAGGTGCAAGGTTGCTCAATATATTTGCTTAAGTGGCCAATCTATTCATAGCCAAGTTGATTGCTAGTTAGTTAGACTGCCAGCTTAAAAGACGGTTATTTCAATTAAAAGCTTAGCATTTCATTCttggtttattgtttattttagtttcttttagtataatttattttaatttatagtTCATTTAACGcgaattttattttacttattaatttgttttttgtattttgtttattttaattttaattaactttaattttatttggttTCCGTATTGATTtaattgttttagtttattttCTCCTTGAAGTTGCTGACGTTCCAATTTAATTATTCCTTGGAACGTGCTGATCTGCCATTGAGGTTGTTGCGTTTGATGGTGCGTGGCCAGCAGCAGTTAATTTAATACAGTTTGATAGCCGTTTATTGACAGTGGTTATATTGCAGAGTTATTTGATTGTGATTTATTCCAACTAGCAGGTATGGCTCCAAAGAAGGTATCTGCTCGCCCGGCCCCTGCCACCACCTCAAAAAGGCCTATTAGAGGCCCATCCCAGGCGCTCCGCTCGCCCACTTCGGTCCAACCAACAGGGCGGGTGCAATCCTTGGTGGCAAGTATGGCCGGTGATCCGGCGGCCCTTTCACGCTTCGCAGCTGAAATGGATGGTTTTCTGCAGCATTGTTCCGCCCAACCATCTACGTCCCGAAGGCCGCCTCCTGCGGCAAGGGCGTCTCCTCCAGTGTCGCCATCATCTAGCGAAGATGGGAGAGATGGGTCATCATTGGGGAGTTTGATTGCAAACCCCCAGTTAGCCCAATCCCCTGACTTACCTGCAGTTCGGGGCCGGTCACGGAGGTCAGGCCGTTCCTCCAGGAGGGCCTCAGCAAAAAGTGGCCCTTTAGCTGTTTCCACTCGCCGGCGTACGCCCGCCCAACCTTCTGCGGAGGCGGCCTCGGGTTCTGGTCTCTCACGTGTGGTCTCTTTGCAGTCTGTTTCAGCCCCATCCCAGGAAAATCCTGAATCCGAGTCTTCCATTGAGGACAGCCTTCCGGTTCCTGCTAGGAAGTCTGCGGGAAGGAAGCGTCGTCACAGGAGGTCATCCCGGAGGCGCGCTAAACGGAGGAGGGATGAATCGTCGTCTTCTTACTCGGGTACGTCCTCTTCTAGTTCTGATGATGAGGGCAATCACATGGAACTTTATTGGGGTTTTGGCGAATCGGCTTCGGGGCTCCCGAAGTGGGCTTGGGAACGAAGGGCCAACACTCACAGGGCAAAATACGGGGCAGTCCAGGAGTGTAGGGATGGCGTGTTGGTTCCCGACGTTAAAGTCTCAACCAATTCTGCCAGGGACATCATACCAGGCTCGCATTTGTCAACAAAGCTGCGATCCAGGATTTTAAATGGTCGCTACGTAGACATGTTTAAATTGATCCCACCTTCGGAAGATCAGGagaaagaaagttcttcctccaggaagcGCCCTGGGATCGCCACCGCAGACAGGACTTTCGAACGTTGGCTCGATTGTTTCCAGGTCTTTGCTGGCGTAGTTATGGCAGCTTACCCGCGGAGATCCCTGCATTTGATGGTCTATCTAACCACAGTGCGTTCCGCATTCAGTAAGGCTGGAGAAAAAGCTGCGATAAAATATGATGAAAATTTCAGACGCCGTGCTGCCAAAATCCCTTCGGCACGCTGGGATCGAAAAGATCTGGATGTGTGGACCACCTACGTGGCCCCGCTGATTGATAAAAAGTCGCTGGATCAGCAGAAATCTAGGATTTCTGCTTTTAGACCTGGCCGTCGTCTGCTCTGCTGGGATTTTAATAAGGGCTCCTGTCAGCGTACAACGTGCAGATTTGCTCACGTGTGTGAGAAGTGTAATGGGTCGCATTCGGCTGCCTCTTGTTTCGGCGGTCGGCGGCCCTTTCGTGGCGGAAGAGGGGGTTCTCAGCAACCCCCTaagtcagccccactcccctcaaCCTCAGGAACAGGCAAATAGAGTATTGACCGCCCTGGCTCATACTCCTGTATGCCTGCCGGCCCTTCAAGTTTGGTTGCAGTCTTATCCCAATAAGGAGGCTGCACGCTATTTAAGTGATGGTTTTTCGTTGGGCTTTCGGATTCCAGTAGCCATGTCTCCCGTGGCACGGAATCCTTCTAATCAGAAATCAGTTCGTGAGCTTCCTGACATTGCCAGAAAAAAGATTGCAAAGGAGGTGGCTAAGCATCGTATGGCTGGCCCTTTTAGTGTCCCTCCTTTTCATAATTTGCATGTATCCCCATTGGGTATCGTGCCAAAGAAAGCCCCAGGTGAATTTCGTTTGATTCATAATTTATCGCATCCTAGGGGTACTTCAGTCAACGATGTTATTCCTCCGGAGCTTTGCTCTGTGAAGTATGCCTCGCTTGATCATGCAATCAAAATGATTCGGAAATTTGGCCAGGCTGCTTTATTGGCAAAATGCGATATTGAATCGGCCTTTCGTTTATTGCCAATTCACCCGGAGGATTTTTGGCTCCTGGGTTTTCAGTTTGAGGGCAAATATTACTTTGACAAAGCCATGCCTATGGGCTGTTCAATAGCGTGTGCTGCCTTTGAATCTTTCAGCACCTTTTTGGAGTGGGCCCTCAAACAGAAAACAGGACTGGGCGGAGTCACTCATTATCTGGATGATTTTTTATTGGCCTCGGCCCGCGACACCGGCAATTGCTCGGTGCTGCTGCAGGCCTTTGCTGACCTTACGCAGGAATTGGGGGTCCCGCTCGCAGCGGAGAAGACTGAGGGTCCGTCGACCCGGCTTACATACTTGGGTATCCTACTGGATACGGTGTCCCAGACTTCCAGCTTGCCAAAGGATAAGCTGGTTGCCTTGCAGAAAGTTATAGAGGAATTGCTCCCTTTGAGGAAGGTGTCGCTATTGCAACTCCAGTCGCTTTTAGGTCACTTAAATTTTGCATGCAGGGTGGTGGCCCCTGGGCGCCCTTTCTGTTCACGCCTGGCTCGACTCACCGTGGGGCTGAAGGCACCACATCATCGGGTTAGGCTCTCTAGTGGGGTGAAGGCCGATCTTGGCATTTGGCTGGAATTCCTAAGGGAATTCAATGGAGTGTCATTATGGCAAGACACGTTGAACTTGCATAATGACTTCCAAGTGCAATCAGATGCTGCAGgttccctggggtttgggttgtaTTGGAAAGGCAGATGGTGCGCCATGCGTTGGCCGCCTGCTTGGCAGGGTGAAGCGATTACGCgggacctaacttttcttgagtttttcccCATTGCAGTGGCTGTGCACTTGTGGGTTGATGAGTTCAGGGACCGTCGTGTTTGCTTCTGGACCGATAACCAAGCGGTGGTGAACGTGCTGGCCAAACTGTCTTCACGCTCTCCCAGGGTGTCAGCCCTTTTGCGGGCCTTTGTTTTACATTGTTTACGTTATAATATAGTGTTTTCGGCACGTTTCATACCGGGGGTGTCTAAtgaaattgctgatgctctgtcccgttttcagatggagcggttcagactTCTGGTTCCAGAGGCGCGAAAACTTCCGGaatatttcccggatcatctctggaaccttggcagcaattaGTTTTTCAGGGAGTAGCGGCATCTGTTTCCCCTTCTACCCTCAGGTCATACACTAAAGCTTGGACTGATTTTTTGGCCTTTACACATCAGTCAGCTAGGGTTGAATTGAGGGTCTCTCCCTCTACTTCTCAGGTGCTGGAATATTTGGCGCACCTGTTCCGGTTGGGACGTGCAGCTAAGACAATCAGGATCCAGGCAGCGGCAATAGCCTTTTTCTGTAAATCATATTTTGACAAGGATCCTTGCGCGAAGTTTGTCGTGCGTAAGGCCCTGGAAGGATGGGGTAGGctttgccctccccagccagctaCCCGGCGCCCAATTTCATTTGATTTGCTGTGTAGGATGCGCAAAGCCTTGCGGCAGGTATGCTGGTCCGGGTATGAGGCTCGCCTTTTTTCGGCAGCATTTTCTGTGGCTTTCTTCGGAGCTTTAAGGGTGGGTGAGCTCCTTCTGGAGGCTCATGGGGACGGTCGCTCCAGGGGTTTGTTGCTCCGGGATGCACAATTATCCCCGTCGGAGTTGAGGCTCACTATCAGGAGCTCAAAAACGGATCAGAGGGGTAGGGGGGCCCTTCTTCGTCTCCCTGCCACGAAGGAGGCGGGCCCTTGCCCGGTGAAAGATGTCAGGAGGTACCTGGCTGTTCGTTCCCCAGGGGATGGTCCTCTTTTGCGGCATGAGAATGGCTCGCCCCTTTCCAGACACCAGTTCGCAATGGTAATGCGAAAAGCGATTAGGGCTGGTGGGGATTCAGCTGACGGTTTCGCCCCCCATTCCTTTAGAATTGGGGCAGCCACGACAGCAGCGCACTGGGGCCTGTCTGCCAGCAGAATAAAGGAATTGGGTCGCTGGAAATCAGACGCGTTCAGGGGCTATGTACGGTAACAATTCGGTATTCTTACATTTTTTACTTGTTTACCCAGGTTTTGCGGCCGTTCGCATCTGGCTGGTGGGGCACAGCATCGTGCATTGGGCTGGTGTCGGAGCCAGGCAGTCCGGTTGGGGTCCAGGTCTCGGCCTTCCGCCACACGTGCGCATATCGTGGCTATCCAGACGTGGAATGCGCTGGCCGGAGTTCCTGCCACTGATCCGGCGGCAGTTACTTATGGAAGGGCCGCCCACGGCTATCGTGGTACAGCTGGGAGAGAACGACCTGGTTTCCATGGACTGTTTGTCGTTACGTGCCGCAATAGTGGGTGATCTTGAGGTGCTGCGGTCATTGGTGCCGTCAGCAAAGATTTTTTGGTCAAAGCTCCTGCAACGACGTATATGGAAAGGTAGTCGCTGCCCAAGTGCCACTGACAGGGCCAGGAAACGTGTCAATTCTGCTGTGGCCAAAAAGGTTTTGGAGCTGGGTGGTGATGTTATTTCCCATCCGGGGATTCAGTTTCAGGCTGAATCATTCTACAGGGAGGATGGCGTGCACCTTTCTGCCTTGGGAAATGAGGCTTGGCTAGGTGCGGTGGTGGCCAAGCTGAagtcttggctggggctgtgagtggtttggcggggaGCTtggggctccatggcggttaggcattggttaaaatggttggtggaggggtaagtgcctacccctccaatggtgtgcgaaaaagggaattccgttaaaggaatccaggggcttgccattcttttcgtccttgtccccggagtcggacttgggccgtgcaagccccaccggaacatgagggtgagaagtgatggACTGGTACCCGGCTTcatcttctccccaatacttgtttcccacgctggcttccgctggaatccggaagtgccagctctgtccctgggcatggacagatagtcataaccaatgcctaagcaaccactcacatttttttgtatttgaataaagttgtggccaaaattatgccaataaccttaaacaaaaaattatgtgtgatgtgtgacttttttggaaggggggtggcttgtgggactcaacacgcaaagcgtgttctccctgaatgagagcacgtgttgcggttgggaataCAAGCCACCTTGAGTGAATGGTAATTTGGCTAACCGGGTCCTTAATGGTTAATTTGGTTACTGGGGAGTTTTGGATGTTGCTAATTTGGAAGGAGGGGTCAAAGGCTATAAATATAGGACGCCCAGCGTGGGTCGTCCTCTTGGCctttttgcaccggatcacccgcccaccctccctttattaAGGGGGGGTTTTTTCCTGGatcatttgaccttgctatgcctgtcatggggtcgttcgccttggtgcgggggcctggtaggaattttgccatttggctgattggctggtgccatttggtttttgcctactgcgtagcaaatcgtcacaacttgtaaggttggcggttaggcattggttaaaatggttggtggaggggtaagtgcctacccctccaatggtgtgcgaaaaagggaattccgttaaaggaatccaggggcttgccattcttttcgtccttgtccccggagtcggacttgggccgtgcaagccccaccggaacatgagggtgagaagtgatggACTGGTACCCGGCTTcatcttctccccaatacttgtttcccacgctggcttccgctggaatccggaagtgccagctctgtccctgggcatggacagatagtcataaccaatgcctaagcaaccactcacatttttttgtatttgaataaagttgtggccaaaattatgccaataaccttaaacaaaaaattatgtgtgatgtgtgacttttttggaaggggggtggcttgtgggactcaacacgcaagtgGCAGAAACTGAGTGAGAATTTATCTCTGGTTTATACTATACCTGTCTTCATACCTGAAAACTGATCACATGCAACTGTGGAAAACCAAGCATTTGGATTTGCTCTAGGGTGATGGCCCTGGGAGTACCAATGGCACTCTTCATTTTTCTGTAGTAGACAGGCAGAATGCAACTTTAAGCTGTACCTGTAAATGCAACAAAGTGAAAGGTGGACTAACTAAGGTGGAATGAATACTAAAATTGGAGAATCTCAGGCCCAAGGACCAAATGTTGTCCTTCAAGCCTctctggccacattcacacaatacatttaaagcaccatacatttaaagattggtttaacaatcaatccctcttaatagggaactctggaaattgcatttctgtgtggggaatagggaTCTGGTGCAACTTTTAATTATCTGAACAGTGAAGTGTATGTGTGCAGAAACCTTGGGATTTTACAAGGCTTGAATGTAGTcagggttttgtgttttttccccagctggaactcagttccggcatctcTCATGTGGGTTtgggcacctctcaagtgggcaccattgccattctaagagaacgagagaggtgttcatagtgagttccaacacctctttttctagaaaaatagcactgaatatagCCTATCATTCTGCCCACTTTTTACCTCTGGCTATGTCCACCACTTGTATGTGACCTCTGATCCTTTGCTCAGGAggccatgtggcccttgggctgagaaaGGTTTCCTTCCCTTGGGCCTATGTTGCACAAAACACAGTGGGTACAAAGCACTGCTGTTAGCAGAGGATCCATACATGGGGAAACTGGATTATTTTTGCCCAACTGCTGGAACAGCTGCTGTGCTTTAACTTCTCTTCCCAGGACTTGGCAAAATGACTGGCTAGTGAGTGGATCCCCCAGTCTGCTATCTTATTGTTTCTTATGTTCATTCTGCCCTGCATGCCACATCTAAATTCGGGTTTACCAACAAGAATTTCTATACTTTTCCCCAAGAACTAGAGCACTGCTTTCAAAACTTTTAGTTCATTTAtatccctctttcccctccccaaatttaCCAGTACACCAAAACAATCTTGATGTGATCGTATAGATTGTTATAtcaggatttgttttgttttgcatggtGTTTTAACAATGTGCACATGCAGTCCTGCACATTGGTAAAAGGACACACAAAAGAATACTGATACAAACAGATAAAAAGAAATCACATAAAAGCTTACTTCTTTTGTGCACCTGCAAGTGTACAACTGCACTAGTAAAACACTGTAGGAAAATAATCCAGATGTATCTGTCCTTAAAGTCACATCTATATTGCATTTTTGCAGCATTTAATCAGTGCCCACAAACCTGTTTCCCCccctgtatttttcgctccataagatgcacctagtttttagagggggaatgcaagaaaaaaaatattctttaaagcgagtgctgagcagagcctgtattcatcctaggctctgctcagcgctccctttcacgagccgtgtggagcatgtgtgcggcacttgcaggcttttccccaaggagggagaagggcagcccgtcactccctccttctccctcctcggggaaaagcccccaagggccgcacacatgctccacacggctctttaaagggagtgcggctcttgggggctttcccgggaggtgggggaagggacagaggggctatcccagaagctagaacagcaagagggagcactgTACAGcgctccctctcactgttctggcttctgggatagccgtgcaaagcctcctcagggcagcgggatgaaggctcccggTGCCCTGAGGGGGCTTcgtgcggctaagccagaagctagaacagcaagagggagcgctgcgcagtgatccctcttgctgttctggcttctgtgatagctgcgcagcctgcattcactctataagacgcacacacatttccccttaccttttaggagggaaaaagtgtgtcttatagagcgaaaaatatggtacatgaaGGAGTTGAAGAaaccattgttggaggcagtatgccttggaataccagttgctgggtacTGCAAATAgagagagtgttgttgcactcaggtcctgtttgctggCTTCTCAAAGGCAATTGGTTGGTGGCCAATGTGCGAAGAGAATTTTGGACTTGATGGAGCTTTTGGCTGttccagcagggctcatcttatgttcttgtgcAGCAATAGGGAATTCCTAACGCATCAGCTTTTCTTCAGAACAAAGATAACACAATTTGAAACGCCAAAATCCACGAGGAAACTTGGGTGAGAAATAGGCCCGTTGTACAAGCATGGCTACCAGGCCAATGAATGAACCGACCCTGATAATAAAGGACAATGACAGGAGTAATGTTTGAAAGAGACGGGAATGTGTTGGTGCAAAATCAATTTGCACTACACCACCTCTGTTTTAGGAGGTATAAAAATTACCTAATAATATTTCCTTATGCCTATTTGCTTCAAAGTACCAGCTGTGAAAGTCTGAAAAGGCTGGAGTCCCTGtttcaaaagaaaatatttaatttgtTGATAAGGGGAACAAAGAAGCGGTAATATGGTGCAGAGATAGATTCATTATGGAAATTCAACCAGCCTTTTTCAAACCTGAATCAGCTCTTCACCAGGTGAAAATTAAATTGAAGAATACTCTTATTCAGAACTCTGCATGTATAATACTTGTGTCTTCGTAATGTTGTTAAAGCCAGAATTTGCATAGTAGatcatttaaaagcaaatattcCTTATTCAGTTGTTGTTTATCATCATCATgggatggtgttgttgtttaaatatgCCTTTAGCAGGTTTAGTAAGTCAGTGGCTCTCATAAGGTTCAGTAGGGGAGCAACTGTAACATGGCGGACCACTAGCAGTGCTTCTCTGGATTATCTCAATGATCAGGCTGGAATATAGGGGCTCAGGTGGGCCTTAAGGTATCCTGGGCACAAGTTGTTTAGAGCCAGTGTAGGTGTGTTAACAGAAGTGATAGCTGTCAGTCATAGACTAAGGTAGTGAGAATGTTGTGTACATGACGGTTTGTCGGACACATTACAGGATAAACCAAGTGAAGTAAATTACAAAATGAAGACAAGGTgttagggactgggcagaggaggaatggtggagaccgcctccccattctgacccttccagggaggaggaagaggaagacagtatagatttgtgacagggggttgagggaggtcacagttcagaggtggatgaggggaaaagttgggaaatcatgggagagccagagcaacacttggctgacatgttgtcattagtaagcattccagacccaccatctcccagaacccggcgagcctcaaaagtaggagagcaaggagctcaaagacagaggacacTTAATGACACCCATTTGGTGACAACAATtgaagaagtgggagagaaggggttgGAGAgtcacttgggacaatgccattatccaagaggctgggttctatagcctctctttgtaaagattgaaataaaaaaggactgtaagaaactttcccttgtttttatactttcctgggcaaccagctgggaacCACTGAAAGCATCCTGACACAAGGCTATCGCTTCATATTAAATTGATATCTTATTTAGTTCATACTTCATTATCCTctcatctttctttctctctctctctctccccccccccccattttatactataattcctatcatccttgaccattggccatgctggctgggctgatggaagctggagtccaatatTATACACCTGGATATTTtagttagtagagcatgagactcttaatcttagggtcgtgggttcatgctccatgttgggtaaaagattcttgcattgcaggggatggaactagatgacccttgtggtcccatccaactgtacaattctatgattctgtgttttggagggtaccaggttgggtaAGAGTGTCTATGCCAATCTCAGCCTAGCACTGGACTGACACTATTCAGTTCCACTTAGTTTCTAAGACAAACTCCATCACAGAGGGGAACTACAGCCTTCTTttcattgatttcttttttttaatataagtaTTGGGACTTAACGTTGCCTAGAGTAATCTCATTctagctgctccttcctcctgcatTGGTATGGATGTTCAGAGgcattttctttattctttctttgctGAGGActgagggtggaattcaatgttgcaTTAATA
It encodes the following:
- the LOC144327838 gene encoding uncharacterized protein LOC144327838, with translation MYGNNSVFLHFLLVYPGFAAVRIWLVGHSIVHWAGVGARQSGWGPGLGLPPHVRISWLSRRGMRWPEFLPLIRRQLLMEGPPTAIVVQLGENDLVSMDCLSLRAAIVGDLEVLRSLVPSAKIFWSKLLQRRIWKGSRCPSATDRARKRVNSAVAKKVLELGGDVISHPGIQFQAESFYREDGVHLSALGNEAWLGAVVAKLKSWLGL